CAATTTCCTGGATGTATCGGCCCGCAACGAGGCCGCTTTCCAAAGCCCGCTCAACGGTGTAGAAGAGCTTAAAAGCGCCATTGCCGCGCAGCTGGAGCGCCGCGGCTACCGGCGCGCCGAGCAGCCCGATGTGTGGGTAAACATTGGCATCGTAACCCGGCAGCGCGTGCAAACCCGCGAAACCACCGTTCGGGAGGCGCCCGTGTACCTGGGGCAGCGGCGCTACGCGTGGCGCAGCCAGGAGGTGCCCGTGCGCGAGTACACCGAGGGCACGGCCACCGTGGAGCTGGTGGATGCCGCCCGCAACGAGCAAGTGTGGGAGGGCGCCGTGGCCGGCGTGCTCAGCAACAACCCCGAAGCCCTCAGCAAGCGCATCGATGCCGCTATGGGCGAGCTGTTCGAGCGCTACCCCGTGAAACCCCAGCAGCCCTAGGTAGCCGCCATGCCCACCGCTTCCGCCTACGTGCCCGATGTGCTTGAGGGCTTTGAGCAGCTGCCCATCGAGCAGCCCGCCGACTACGAGGGGCCGGTGCGCTGCACGTTGGTGCGGCCGCAGGCACCGCCGCCGGCCGCCACCGGGCGCGCCGTGCTTTACGTGCACGGTTTCTCCGATTACTTTTTTCAGCGCGAGCTGGCCGAGCAGTGGCAGCAGCACGGCTTTCGGTTTTATGCCCTGGATTTGCGCAAGTACGGCCGCTCGTTGCTGCCGCACCAGCGCCCCAACAACGTGCGCCACCTGGGCGAGTACTTCGCCGACCTCGACGCCGCCCTAGGTCGGCTGCAGGCCGAGGGTGCCCGCACCATTGTGCTGAACGCGCACTCCACCGGCGGGCTGATTGCGGCTTTGTATGCCGACGGCGGTACGCTGCGCACGGCCGTGGCGGCGCTGGTGCTCAACAGCCCGTTTCTGGAAATGAACCAGCCCTGGTTGCTGCGCCGCGTGGCCCTGCCC
The sequence above is drawn from the Hymenobacter sp. YIM 151858-1 genome and encodes:
- a CDS encoding DUF4136 domain-containing protein, whose amino-acid sequence is MKTLLFALLLSLTACTATNVESVNEAPGVNFAAYRTYNFLDVSARNEAAFQSPLNGVEELKSAIAAQLERRGYRRAEQPDVWVNIGIVTRQRVQTRETTVREAPVYLGQRRYAWRSQEVPVREYTEGTATVELVDAARNEQVWEGAVAGVLSNNPEALSKRIDAAMGELFERYPVKPQQP
- a CDS encoding alpha/beta hydrolase yields the protein MPTASAYVPDVLEGFEQLPIEQPADYEGPVRCTLVRPQAPPPAATGRAVLYVHGFSDYFFQRELAEQWQQHGFRFYALDLRKYGRSLLPHQRPNNVRHLGEYFADLDAALGRLQAEGARTIVLNAHSTGGLIAALYADGGTLRTAVAALVLNSPFLEMNQPWLLRRVALPVVTRLGAVAPNFGLPARLPWGYGQSLHRQYHGEWDYNLRWKPVEVFPVNFGWLRAIRQGHKRVARGLHVQQPVLVLHSGRTVRRYHPFSDEYFGADGVLNVQHIGALAPRLGPRVTVRAIEGGMHDLVLSRPAVRAEVYRQMFGWVQQVLPPA